The Gillisia sp. Hel_I_86 genome has a segment encoding these proteins:
- a CDS encoding DUF2853 family protein has product MTKTEEKVAKYSKDIKDKFGTSADETLLSAVTKACGPSIFNKDAETVSGSSSSELETVKKNFLIKKLGLKDDAKTEDGLNSVMEKYGKSNRNKYRAVVYYMLTKHFKKESVFR; this is encoded by the coding sequence ATGACCAAAACAGAAGAAAAAGTAGCCAAATATTCCAAGGATATTAAAGACAAATTTGGAACCAGTGCCGATGAAACTTTATTAAGTGCAGTTACTAAAGCTTGTGGGCCTAGTATTTTTAACAAGGATGCCGAAACTGTTTCGGGATCGAGTTCTTCCGAATTGGAAACTGTAAAGAAAAACTTTCTAATTAAGAAATTAGGTTTAAAAGATGATGCAAAAACAGAAGACGGCTTAAATTCTGTAATGGAAAAATATGGCAAATCCAATAGAAATAAATATAGAGCAGTGGTTTATTATATGTTAACTAAACATTTCAAAAAAGAGAGTGTTTTTAGATAA